A genomic region of Bactrocera dorsalis isolate Fly_Bdor chromosome 3, ASM2337382v1, whole genome shotgun sequence contains the following coding sequences:
- the LOC125777388 gene encoding uncharacterized protein LOC125777388, with translation MRTLLNAYKAAKDNEKQTGTSPCTVPYMREMDEIFGESCLVSNNHTLNIGTDPQKALVESSGKDSTDFQTILDDMPSTSGQSRSALSRSICRPNAVNSQEPNAANSVPNRRYRKSAKELYLKKKIEQKRKSAKVQAKFYANIKKRMQDLAENQKILIEIEQKKMKIEEEKLKILKQYFMNTN, from the exons ATGCGAACGCTTTTGAATGCCTACAAAGCAGCGAAGGACAACGAAAAACAGACTGGCACTTCTCCGTGCACAGTACCATATATGCGCGAGATGGACGAAATTTTTGGCGAAAGTTGCTTGGTGTCCAACAACCACACCTTAAACATTGGAACAGATCCTCAAAAGGCATTGGTTGAGTCTAGTG gtaAGGATTCAACTGATTTTCAAACAATCCTCGACGATATGCCAAGTACTTCGGGGCAGAGCCGGTCTGCACTAAGCCGTAGCATATGCAGACCAAATGCTGTGAATTCACAGGAGCCGAACGCAGCAAATTCTGTTCCAAATCGGCGTTATAGGAAAAGCGCTAAAgaactatatttaaaaaaaaaaatcgaacaaaaaaggaaaagtgcTAAAGTACAGGCGAAGTTTTAcgcaaatatcaaaaaacgAATGCAGGATTTGgccgaaaatcaaaaaattctaatagaaattgaacaaaaaaaaatgaaaatagaagaagaaaaattaaaa
- the LOC125777372 gene encoding uncharacterized protein LOC125777372, producing the protein MEKTIKRTTQKQFEVLVRLMEGNPELARGMAPFGSTKKNRMELWEGIASELNNIGPPIRSGSEWNKVWLDYRLKLKRKIAGNRKEIAATGGGPYNQRSLTPLEQAVDELLSLQQAVNPSGAAFGSTTPAPAPAPAYLDEEHLAEVEVQPEQAGNVSISSRQAPTSRVEDRENLRMKALEKQGETQESLVGIMENINSVCSEISRYTRKIYELKKEKLALYKMKEERKKEENNQKNRRHKEKIEIKLKELDLKKLKYSK; encoded by the exons atggagaaaac aataaaacgAACTACTCAAAAGCAATTTGAAGTACTGGTGAGGTTGATGGAAGGAAATCCCGAGCTAGCCAGAGGAATGGCGCCGTTtggctcaacaaaaaaaaataggatGGAGTTGTGGGAAGGTATTGCTTCAGAGTTGAACAATATCGGCCCTCCAATACGTAGTGGAAGCGAATGGAATAAG GTTTGGTTGGACTATAggctaaaattaaaaagaaaaattgctgGTAATCGAAAGGAGATTGCAGCCACAGGTGGAGGACCATACAACCAACGGAGTTTAACGCCTTTGGAGCAGGCCGTGGACGAGCTGCTTAGCTTGCAACAGGCAGTAAATCCAAGCGGAGCCGCATTTGGTAGCACTACACCTGCACCTGCACCTGCACCTGCATATTTAGATGAAGAACATCTGGCAGAAGTCGAGGTGCAGCCTGAACAGGCTGGAAATGTTAGCATTTCGTCTAGGCAGGCACCTACAAGCAGAGTGGAGGACCGCGAAAATTTGCGTATGAAGGCTTTGGAGAAACAAGGAGAAACGCAAGAAAGCCTTGTCGGTATTATGGAGAACATTAATTCGGTGTGTAGTGAAATTTCTAGATACACTAGAAAAATttacgaattaaaaaaagaaaaattggcgctctataaaatgaaagaagaaagaaagaaggaagaaaataatcaaaaaaataggcgacataaagaaaaaattgaaataaaactaaaagaattggacttaaaaaaacttaaatactcaaaataa